One Klebsiella electrica genomic window, TAGCAGCAGCTTTGTGATGTTTTTTCGCAGCCTGGGCTTTCTGAGCTACTGGTTTAGTTGCAGCTTTGTGGTGTTTTTTCGCAGCCTGGGCTTTCTGCTCTGCGGCTGGTTTAGCAGCGGCTTTGTGGTGTTTTTTCGCAGCCTGGGCTTTCTGTTCAGCGGCTGGTTTAGCAGCGGCTTTGTGGTGTTTTTTCGCAGCCTGAGCTTTCTGTTCAGCGGCTGGTTTAGCAGCGGTTTTGTGCTGTTTCTTATGATGCACGGTTTTGGCAGTGGTGCTGTGAGTTGCAGCAGCCGGAGCCTGAGTGGTGCTTACTGCGTCAGCAGCGAAAGCAGCAGAAGACAGACCCATAGCAGCGGCAACGACCAGAGCTAATACTTTTTTCATTCTGATATCCTCGAAATTGTTTCTTCAGTTAACCCCACTGCGGGGCTGTTGAAGTCACTATAAGTATTTCTTTCCCAGGCTTCAGTGAGTGTTTGGTATCGGCAAGTAACGGAATGTACAACGGCTGTGGCGGGCGAAAAACAGGAGGCTCCGCTGACGACGGAATACGCGTCGGCGGAGGGAAGGGACGGTTAGCGACGCGGAGTCCGGGACAACGCCGTGAGCAGCGCCGGGCGGGTCATTGGTACGCAATAGGCGGGCTGGCCGCGTTCAAAACGCCATCCTTCGGACAGCGGTCCGGCATCAACGGTGTCAAAACCAAACGCCTCGTACAGCGCGGCGGCTATCGCTTTCCCTTCTTCACTATCGCCTGCCAGCGGCAGCGCCCGACGATTTTCCGCGCCTGCGGGCAGTCCATCGCTTTCCAGTTGGGTCATAGGAATCGCGTTAAACGCTTTGGTGACGGTGGCGGCAGGCAGGATTTGAGCGAGTAATTCGCTGGTAGTGATATCTCCTGACTCCAGCGCCTCAACCGGGCCGTCACGTTCGGGATAATAATTCACTGCATCAATGACATGTTTATCTTTAATTGCGGCGACCGGCAGTGAGTGGATGGCACTGAGCGGCACGGCAATGACCACCACCTCGCCAAATTCGGCAGCGTCATTTGCGCTGCCGACCTGGCTACCAATCATCGGACCCAGGCTGAACAGAGTCTGTGGTCCCCGCGAGTTACTCAACATGACATCGTGACCGGCGGCAAGCGCCAGCTTCGCCACAGACCGGCCAACGAATCCGGCACCGATAATACCAATCTTCATTTTCAACTCCTTACGAATGATCAGGGTGTGGCGATAAATTTAATTCCATCTGTACAGAAGATAAATCGTAAGATAGTGGAATGATAAACAACTCAAATGAGTGAATCATGGACCAGCTCACCAGTATCAGGGTTTTCGTAAAGGCGGCTGAGACGGGGTCGTTTGCCGCCACGGCCGCACAACTGCGGCTCTCGCCGCAGATGGTCGCCCGACACGTGGCCGCGCTTGAGGCGCATCTGGGCACTTCATTAATCGCCCGCACCACGCGCCGACAGACGCTCACCGATATCGGGCGTGGCTACTATGAACGTTGCCGCGTGGTACTGGCTGAAATAGCGGAAGCGGACGCGGTGGCGCAGGAAATGAAAGCGACCCCATCAGGCATTATCCGGGTGAATGCGCCGGTCACGTTTGGTTCGCATGCGCTCGCGGCCTTTATTACCGACTATCTTGCCCGCTACCCTGACGTCCAGGTCGAGCTGACGCTGAGCGACCGCATTGTCGACCCGATTGAAGAGGAGTTTGAGGTGATCGTGCGTATCGGCGAGCTGGCCGACAGTTCGATGGTCGCTTGGCCGCTGCTGCCATACCGGCTGATTGCCTGTGCGTCACCTGACTATATTTTGCGTCACGGCGAGCCGCAGACGCCGACCGATCTTCAACAGCATGCGTGTCTGGTCTATGGTCACTGGTCGGCAGGGAGCGCCTGCCGGTGGCAATTTGAGAAAGAGGGGACCATGTTCGAGGTTAAACCCTCCGGGCGCTTGCGCGCAAATGACTGGAAGGCGCTGATGAATGCCGCCATTGCGGGGCACGGTATTACCCTGGGGCCGGAAGAGGTGTTGAAAACCGAAGTGGCGCGGGGGAGTCTGGTGCAGGTTTTAGCCGGATACTCAGGACCTGCGCGGCCCATGCATGTTCTGGTGCCGACCGGACGGCGGCGAACGACGAAAATTAAATGTTTTGTCGACGCATTAAGAGCCGCACTGGGCCCGCGCTGAATCCGTTCGGGCACCCCGTGTGCAGGGTGCCGCTGGGCATTAGCGCGCCGCGCGTTGCAAAATTACGCTGGACGGTTGACGCTGCAGGAAACGCATCCGCAGCATCATCATCACTGCCGCCGAGGTGAGCCCGATAATAAATCCGCACCAGAAACCCGCAGGCCCCATACGCGGAACCAGCGTATCCGTTAAGGCCAACAGGTAGCCGCTCGGCAGCCCCAGCACCCAGTACGCGGTAAACGTGATAAAGAAGATCGACCGCGTGTCTTTATATCCGCGCAAAATCCCGCTACCAATGACCTGTACGGAGTCAGAAATCTGATAAATCGCGGCCAGCAGCATCAGCTGGGAAGCCAGCAGGACCACTTCCGGACTGTCGTTATACAGTAGCGCAATCTGCTTACGCATCAGAATAGTGAAAATCGCCGTGACGACGGCCATGCAGACGCCAACGCCGACCCCGGTTCTGGCAGACACCTGCGCATCGAGGGTCGAACCCTGTCCAAGACGGAAGCCGACGCGGATGGTCACCGCTGCCGCTAGCGAGAGAGGTAAAACGAACATCAGCGAGCTGAAGTTCAGGGCTATCTGATGGCCCGCGACGTCCACAATCCCTAACGGGGAAACCAGCAGCGCAACGACCGCAAACAGGGTGACTTCGAAAAACAGCGCCAGCGCAATCGGCAGCCCGAGCTGCGCCAGGCGTTTAAGCACGCCGAAGTCCGGGCCGCTGAAGCTTTCATCGCTACGGATATCGCGCATAGAACGGGCGCGGCGTACCCAGGAGATCATGCAAAAGAACATCACCCAGTAAACGGATGCTGTCGCCACGCCGCAGCCGATGCCGCCCAGTTCGGGCATGCCAAAATGGCCGTAGATAAAGATATAGTTCACGGGAATATTGACCAGCAGGCCGATAAATCCTATCACCATCCCCGGTTTAGTTTTCGCAAGGCCTTCACACTGGTTACGTGCGACCTGGAAGAAGAGATAGCCGGGAGTGCCCCACAGCAGCGCACGCAGGTAGCCCACCGCTTTTTCGGCAAGGGCCGGGTCAATATTGTGCATCGAGCTGATGATGTACCCGGCGTTCCACAGGACCACCATGACCAGCAGCGACACCAATCCCGCCAGCCAGAACCCCTGACGAACCTGGTGGGCAATGCGGTCGCGGCGACCGGAGCCGTTTAGCTGCGCGATAACCGGCGTCAGCGCCAGCAGCAGACCATGGCCAAAGAGAATGGCGGGGAGCCAGATCGAGGTGCCAATCGCGACGGCCGCCATGTCGGTGGCGCTATAGCCGCCCGCCATGACGGTATCGACAAAGCCCATGGAGGTCTGGGCGACCTGTGCGAGGATCACCGGGATAGCCAGTGCTAATAACTGACGCGCTTCAATAAAATACTTCTGCACGTGAACACCTTTATATTGTTGTTATTTTGAGACTAAAAAAGCCGCCGTAAATGGCAGCAAGAAGAAAGAGCTGAAGGGATTTCCAGTCTATTGTAGCGAGGATGCGCCATTAAGCCAGTGAAAAAATGGTAGGGCACGATGCGCGCTGGCAACCTGTTTTGCCAACTGGTATTGTTCCCGACAGGTATAACGGTAATGATACCGTCACGAAAGTCTACAGGAGTAAAGCATGTTTACTGGCATTGTGCAGGGGACCGCTAAAGTGGTGTCCATCGATGAAAAACCCAATTTTCGCACCCATGTGGTGGAATTGCCTGAGCATATGCTCGCCGGCATCGAGACCGGGGCATCGGTGGCGCACAACGGTTGCTGCCTGACGGTCACCGAAATTGACGGTCCGCGCATCAGTTTCGACCTGATGAAAGAGACGCTACGTATTACCAACCTCGGCGCTGTAGAGGTGGGGGACGTGGTCAACGTGGAACGAGCGGCGAAATTCAGCGATGAGATCGGTGGCCATCTGATGTCCGGTCACATTATGACCACGGCGGAAATCGTCAAGATCCTGACCTCGGAAAATAACCGCCAGATCTGGTTTAAAGTTCAGGACCCGACGCTAATGAAATATATCCTCTATAAAGGATTTATCGGCGTCGACGGGATCAGCCTGACGGTCGGTGAAGTGACGCCGACGCGTTTTTGCGTGCATTTGATCCCGGAAACCCTGCAGCGCACCACGCTTGGCGTCAAAAAACTCGGCGACCGGGTGAATATCGAGATCGACCCGCAAACCCAGGCGGTCGTCGATACCGTGGAACGCGTGCTGGCGGCGAAAGAAGCAGCCCAGCGCCTGAGCGATGAATGATTGGGCGCCGCTGCCGGATGAAGAATGAAAGAAAAGGCATCCCCCGTGTTAACGGGGGATAGTTTTAGCGGGCAACGCGAAGGCCGTTTTCAACACCGCGAGAAAAGACGACCTGCCAGAGCTGAATATCGCGTGCGCGAAATGCTCCCGCGCAGGCGTTGAGATAATAGCTAAACATCCGTTTAAAACGTTCCGAATAGTTATCGGCGATCTCGGGCCAGCTGGCCAGGAAGCGCTCGTACCAGGCCATTAACGTGGTATCGTAATCGGCACCGATATTGTGCCAGTCTTCCATCACAAAATGGGATTCGCTGGCTTGCGCGATATGACGAACCGAAGGCAGGCAACCGTTGGGGAAAATATATTTATTGATCCACGGATCGACGCTGTGGTCCGTTTTTTTGGAGCCAATGGTGTGCAGTAAGAAACGACCGTCAGGTTTCAAATTACGATCTACCACGTCAAAATAGGTGGCGTAATTTTTAGGTCCCACGTGTTCAAACATCCCGACGGAAACAATGCGATCAAAGTGGTCATGCAGATCGCGATAGTCCTGCAGCAAAATGGTGACATCCAACCCTTCGCATCGCTGCTGGGCCATTTTTTGCTGCTCGGCGGAAATGGTCACCCCGACCACGCTGACGTGATAATTTTTGGCCATGTAGTAAGCCAGCCCACCCCAGCCGCAGCCAATATCCAGCACCCGCATCCCCGGTTCCAGCTGCAGCTTGCGGCAAATAAGATCTAATTTAGCTACCTGCGCCTCTTCCAGCGATTGCGCCTCTTTCCAGTACGCGCAGGAATATTGCATATAGGGGTCGAGCATACGGCTGAAAAGATCGTTGCCGAGGTCGTAATGTTCTTTCCCGACAATCCAGGCGCGCTTTTTACTTTGTAGATTAAACAGGCGAGCGCCCGCGACGCGCAACGTATCTTTGAGATGATGCGGGAGCTGATTTTCCAGCCCGGCGCGCAGTACTTTATGGAAGAATAGATCCAGCCGTTCGCAATCCCACCAGCCGTCCATATAACTTTCACCTAACCCCAGTGACCCTTCCTGCAAAACACGTTTAAAAAAGAGCGGATTGTTAATCTGCAGATCGGAGGGGGAGGGGCCATTGACTTCAATGCCCGCGCGACCGAGTAATTCGGTTGCAATTCGGTACCAGTCGTCGTTTGGTACGCTTACTTCTTCTATACACGATGAACTCATAGCTTCTCCATCACGCCCAAGTGATCAGAACCTTAAAACAGCGTAGACGCTTTTTTGGCTTTGTGAGAAATCTCACGGAATATCCGTGAAGCTGCTATCCGACGTAGAACAGAGGAAGGGCGAAAACCCTTGCCGAAAGGCCTTCCATGGTGAAACGGGATGCATCCTGCTCCCGTTAATCTTAAAAATTTTTTTATTTATGTGAAGCCGCACCAGTATAGGCCGCTGAGATCAGGCTTTCAATAAAAATATATTAGCAGGCTAATTACTGACCTGTAACATCACTGAAACGCATTTATGCATGCGATGACTCCGTGGTCAGGCACACGCTCTGACGCTGCATAAAATAGCCCAGCCCGGCCAGCACGATAGAAACCAGCATCACGCTGGTGGTGGTCAGCAGCGGCGTGGCAATCAGCGCCGAGACCAGCAGGCTGGTCATGAAGCACAGGCCGAGCTGCAGCGTGTTCTGCAACGCGGCGGCACGACCTGTCGCCTGGGGGAACGGCTTCAGCGCCTGGGCGACAACTATCGGGTAAATCCCGCCATTGACAATCGCCATCACGCAGAAGGGAATCATCACCACAATAATTGAGGCGTCCGCAGCCAGGCCCACCATCCAGGTTGCGGCCACGCTGACGGCGAAAATCACCAGTAGCCAGGGCAGCAGCTGTTGGCCCTGCCATTTCTGCAGCGCCGCGCGGCATCCATAGCCACCGACTAAAAAGGCGATAGTCTGCGGGACATAGCTAAGACCGATAGCGGTCGGACCGTAGCCCATCTCATGGAGAATAAACGGCGACCCGGTCAACCAGGCAAAAAAGCTGGCGGAGCAGGCGGCGTAAATCAGCACGTTGCCGCTGTATTCGCGTGAGCGCAGCAGCGTCATAAAGGTCAGTTTTTCGCGGGCGTCACCCTGCGGCCTGGCGACCGGCTTCAGGCGCAGGGCGGGGACCATCAGCAGCAGGGCGATGGCAAAAAGAGTGGCAAAAATGGTCTGCCATTCGAGATGGGCGAGCAGCCAGCTGCCGAGCAACGGCGCCAGAGCCGGCGATAACCCCACCAGCGGCATGATGGTGGCGAAAATACGGTTAGTGCGCTGGGCGGGATAATAGTCCGTGACCATCGCCTGCCAGGTCACCGCCGCCGCGCAGACGCCGAGAGCCTGGATAAAGCGCAGCGCCAGCATCAGGGTGGCATCGCGTACCCACAGCATTCCCAGACAGCCGATAGCGAAGATAGCCAGCCCGGTCAGCAGAATCGGTTTACGTCCGTAGCGGTCCGAGAGCGGGCCCCAGAACAGCTGCCCAATGGCGAAGCCGGCGAGGAACAGACTCAGGCTGGCGCTGACTGACGCCGCAGAGGTATTGAGATCCTGCTGGATAGCCGAAAAGGCCGGCAGATACATGTCGGTGGCCAGGAAACCCAGCACGCTGAGTCCCGCCAGCCACACTAAAAATCCTTTCCCCGGTTGTTGCATAACATTCTCTTATAGATACAGATAGGATGCCGCAGAGTGTAGGGAGTGCATTCTGGCTTGTGAAACGCTAATATTTTCTACATGCATTCAAAATTTTTGCAGGCAGAATATGTGGTCCGAATACTCACTCGAAGTTGTTGATGCTGTCGCCCGCAACGGCAGCTTCAGCGCAGCGGCGCAGGAGTTGCACCGCGTACCTTCGGCGGTCAGTTATACCGTCCGTCAGCTGGAAGAGTGGCTGGCGGTACCGCTTTTTGAACGCCGCCATCGCGATGTCGAATTGACCCCCGCCGGGCTTTGGTTTTTACAGGAGGGACGTTCTGTTATCAAAAAAATGCAGATCACCCGCCAGCAGTGCCAGCAGATAGCCAACGGCTGGCGCGGTCAGCTGTCGATAGCCGTGGATGACATCGTTAAACCGGCCCGTATGCGGCAGATGATTGTCGATTTTTATCGTCACTTTCCGGATGTCGAGCTGATTGTTTTTCAGGAGGTCTTCAACGGCGTCTGGGACGCGCTGGCCGACGGGCGCGTGGAGCTAGCTATCGGGGCCACCCGTTCTATTCCGGTGGGGGGGCGCTACGCTTTTCGCGATATGGGGATGCTGAGCTGGGATTGCGTGGTGGCGAGCCATCATCCGCTGGCGCAGATGACCGGCCCACTCAGCGATGATGTGTTGCGCAACTGGCCGTCGCTGGTCCGGGAGGATACCTCCCGCTCGTTACCGAAACGCACGACCTGGCTACTGGATAACCAGAAAAGGGTGGTGGTGCCGGACTGGGAGTCATCGGCGACCTGCCTGTCGGCGGGATTGTGCGTTGGCATGGTGCCGAGCCATTTCGCCCGCCCCTGGATTGACCGCGGCGAATGGACCGCGCTGGCGCTGGAAAACCCGTTTCCGGATGCCGCATGCTGCCTGACATGGCAGCAGAGCGACGCCTCGCCGGCCCTCTCATGGCTGCTGGATTATCTGGGGGACAGTGAAACGTTAAACCGGGAGTGGCTGCGGGCGCCGGAGTAGCCGGCGCCGCACGGGCGATTAGCGACGGTAGTCGACGAACGGGCCGTCGACGACAGAGCGGCGCTCTACCAGTCGCGGGTGAACCTCAATCGACTGAGATTCTTCACGCTTATTGACGATCCGATCCATCAGCATATTGAAGGCCGCTTCCCCCAGCGAGTCTTTCGGCTGATGGATGGTGGTCAGCGCCGGGCTGAAATAGCGGGCGTTACGCACGTTATCATAACCGATCAGCGAAATGTCCTGCGGCACGCGCAGACCCATCTCATCCGCAGCACAGATGGCGCCCATCGCCATGATGTCGCCGCCGCAGAAGACTGCCGTCGGGCGATGCTGCTGGCTGAGGATCTGCTGCATCGCGCGGTAGCCGGATTCAGGCTCGAAGTCGCCCTGAACAATCCAGTTTTCCGGAACGGCGATCTGCGCTTCTTCCATGGCTTTCATAAAGCCCGCCAGGCGCCCGGCGCCGGTGTTACGCTCCAGTGGACCCGGGATCACGCCGATTTCACGGTGGCCGCGTTCGATCAGGTAGCGACCAGCCATGTAGCCGCCTTCGAAGGCGTTATCGATCACCGAATCGGTGAAGTCGGCTTTGGATTCACCCCAGTCCATTACCACCATCGGAATATGGCGGTACTCTTCCAGCATACTGAGCACCGATTCCGGATATTCAGAACACATAACCAGCATGCCGTCGACGCGCTTTTGCGCCATCATCGACAGATAGGCCTGCTGTTTTTCCGGATCGTTCCACGCATTGCCGAGAATCAGGGTATAGCCTTTCTGGAAACAGCTCTTTTCTACGGCTTCAATAATCTCAGCGAAATAGGCCGCTTCGCTGCTGGTGGCCAGCAGGCCGATCGATTTGGTGTGATTAACCTTCAGGCTGCGAGCAACGGCACTTGGAGAATAGTGCAGTTCTTTGATCGCCGCCCACACGGCGTTGCGGGTCTCTTCCGCCACGAAACGGGTTTTGTTAATTACATGTGATACTGTTGTAGTGGAAACGTTTGCGCGCTTCGCTACATCTTTAATTGTTGCCATTACTTCTCACTCCAGACCTTGACCTGATCGTCTGATTATCGATACGTAAACGTTTGCCTGTACACACCCTGAAGACAATTTTCATCATTGCATCACGTCGGGAAAACGACACAGAACGACAGGAAGGGGTCAATGGCCGATACGCTTTCAAATTAGCGTGGGATTTTGTCCGATCTTGCGGCAAAGGGGAAGAGCAAAAATGTGCATCGCCCTAAAACATGGAAGATTTTTGCGCGATAGTGTGCAAAAATGAGCAAGCTCACTTTTCATGTGGGGATAACAGGGGGAAAAATTGATGGATACAGATTTAAAGTTTTCGCTGACGACAACGATTATTGTCCTGGGTCTTATCGTGGCCGCTGGCCTGACAGCGGTACTGCACTGATTTATCCGGGGGAGAGGTCTCTTTCCCCCGACATCCCGCCATTATTACCAATTTCGCAAAAATCTTTTGCCATTTCGTTTACTTTTGTTTTTTTGTGATTGATGTCATGCTTTTGACTTCTAATGAGATACCGTCGCCGATGACGGTCTGCTGGAGTCATTGCATGAAAATCAACTTCCCCTTATTAGCGCTGGCGATAGGCGCGTTTGGTATTGGTACCACGGAGTTTTCCCCGATGGGGCTGCTGCCGGTGATTGCCAAAGGCGTCGACGTGTCAATTCCGGCGGCGGGAATGCTGATCAGCGCTTATGCGATCGGCGTGATGGTCGGGGCGCCGCTGATGACTTTGCTGCTCTCTCATCGCGCGCGCAGAAATGCGCTGATTTTTCTGATGGCGATCTTCACGCTGGGTAACGTCCTCTCCTCAATGGCGCCGGATTACACCACGCTGCTGATTTCGCGCATTATCACCAGCCTTAACCACGGGGCTTTCTTCGGCCTCGGTTCGGTGGTGGCGGCGAGCGTGGTGCCCAAACACAAACAGGCCAGCGCGGTGGCGACCATGTTCATGGGGTTGACCATCGCGAATATTGGCGGCGTTCCGGCGGCGACATGGCTGGGCGAAACGATCGGCTGGCGGATGTCGTTCCTCGCGACGGCAGGTCTGGGGCTGGTGGCGATGGTTAGCCTGTGGTTTTCGTTGCCCAAAGGCAGCGCTGGCGAGCGCCCGAACGTTAAACAGGAGCTCTCCGTGTTGGTCCGTCCGCAGGTGCTCTCCGCGCTGCTGACCACCGTGCTGGGGGCAGGCGCCATGTTCACCCTCTATACCTATATTGCGCCGGTGCTGCACACCGTTACGCACGCCTCGCCGCTGTTCGTCACCGTCATGCTGGTGTTGATTGGCGTCGGCTTTTCGCTGGGTAACTACCTGGGCGGTAAGTTCGCCGACCGCTCCGTCTCCGGGACGCTGAAGGGTTTTCTGCTGCTGCTGATGGTTATCATGCTGGCAATTCCGCTGCTGGCGCAGACGCAGCTGGGGGCCGCTATCAGTATGGTGGTCTGGGGGGCGGCGACCTTCGCCGTGGTTCCGCCGCTGCAAATGCGGGTGATGCGCGTGGCCCATGAAGCGCCGGGGCTCTCTTCGTCAGTCAATATCGGGGCGTTTAATCTCGGCAATGCGCTGGGCGCGGCAGCCGGCGGCGCGGTGATTTCCGGCGGACTGGGCTATGCTTTTGTGCCGGTGATGGGGGCGATAATTGCCGGGGGGGCGCTGCTGCTGGTGCTGTTCGGCGGGCGTTCGCAGCCGGAAGAGGCGTTGGTCGGATAGCCGATGTATTCGCAGAAGGGTTGCCCCTTCTGCGTTCGCGTTTTAGGCCGCCAGATTGGCCGCGACAAACTTCCAGTTTACCAGCGCCCAGAAGTGCGCCAGGTAGTCAGGACGGGCGTTACGGTAGTCGATGTAATAGGCATGTTCCCAGACATCCACGGTCAGCAGCGGTTTGGCATCGCCGGTCAGCGGCGTGCCAGCGTTGCTGGTGGAGACAATGCTCAGGCTGCCATCGCTGTTTTTAACCAGCCATGTCCAGCCGGCACCAAAGTTCTTCGCCGCCGCGTCGGTAAACTTCGCTTTGAACTCTGCAAAGTTGCCGAAGGATTGATTGATAGCGGCTGCCAGCTCACCTTCCGGTTCGCCGCCCGCATTCGGTGCGAGGCAGTTCCAGTAGAAAGTATGGTTCCAGACCTGGGCCGCATTGTTAAAGATGCCGCCTTCAGAAGAGCGGACGATCGCTTCTAAAGATTGACCTTCAAACGCGGTGCCTTTGATCAGGTTGTTGAGGTTGGTGACATAGGCCTGGTGATGTTTACCGTAGTGGTATTCCAGGGTTTCTGCGGAAATGTGCGGCGCCAGGGCGTCTTTTGCATACGGTAATGCAGGTAATTCAAACGACATTGTTACTCTCCTTATAACTTCTTGTTTTTTAGCTCACATTCAAAGGATGTTTTACCATCCAGAACAGCATGTACTGTCCCTCGCCGCGGCGAGTGCGACAGGTTTTTATTGTGATCAGAATGCTAACACTTGCAGAAGGGAGTTAAAAGCCTTGCAATGATAAAGGGTATATTTAACAACCGCAGCCGGTTAAGCCTTAGCCGGACGGCAGGAGATCCCCTTGCCGCAGAGCCGGTTGAATGCTGTTGCTGCTAAAAGATAAAGTGATGACTGAAAAATCCATTTTGCAGAGGTCTGTGGTGTCTAATCCGCTACGAGCGGCCTTCGGCCTCGGATCATGGCGGCATGTCCTGGCATGAGATGAGCCTGGCGTTATAGCGAGAACAGTTGACCTGCCGCAGGCGCGGCAGGTGAGGTTCAGCGAATGGTTTTGGGGGTCATTACGCGGCGCGCGCCGACATAGTGGCGAATCCAGTAATCCTCGCTTAATGAGGTTATCTGGATATCGCGGCCGGTACGCGGCGACTGAATAAACTTGCCGTTGCCGACGTAAACGCCGACGTGATCGGCAGTGCCGCGCCCACGGGTGCGGAAGAAGACCAGATCGCCGCTTTGCAACTCGCCGCGGTCGACCGGACGGGCATCGCGCAGGTGATACATCTCATTAGCGGTGCGCGGAATGCGGATTTTTACCAGATCCTTATAGGCGTAGTACACCAGCCCACTGCAGTCGAAACCGGTACGTGGCGAGGTTCCGCCCCAG contains:
- the asr gene encoding acid resistance repetitive basic protein Asr, which translates into the protein MKKVLALVVAAAMGLSSAAFAADAVSTTQAPAAATHSTTAKTVHHKKQHKTAAKPAAEQKAQAAKKHHKAAAKPAAEQKAQAAKKHHKAAAKPAAEQKAQAAKKHHKAATKPVAQKAQAAKKHHKAAAKPVAQKAQAAKKHHKAAKHHAAKPAAQPAA
- a CDS encoding NADPH-dependent F420 reductase, giving the protein MKIGIIGAGFVGRSVAKLALAAGHDVMLSNSRGPQTLFSLGPMIGSQVGSANDAAEFGEVVVIAVPLSAIHSLPVAAIKDKHVIDAVNYYPERDGPVEALESGDITTSELLAQILPAATVTKAFNAIPMTQLESDGLPAGAENRRALPLAGDSEEGKAIAAALYEAFGFDTVDAGPLSEGWRFERGQPAYCVPMTRPALLTALSRTPRR
- a CDS encoding LysR family transcriptional regulator codes for the protein MDQLTSIRVFVKAAETGSFAATAAQLRLSPQMVARHVAALEAHLGTSLIARTTRRQTLTDIGRGYYERCRVVLAEIAEADAVAQEMKATPSGIIRVNAPVTFGSHALAAFITDYLARYPDVQVELTLSDRIVDPIEEEFEVIVRIGELADSSMVAWPLLPYRLIACASPDYILRHGEPQTPTDLQQHACLVYGHWSAGSACRWQFEKEGTMFEVKPSGRLRANDWKALMNAAIAGHGITLGPEEVLKTEVARGSLVQVLAGYSGPARPMHVLVPTGRRRTTKIKCFVDALRAALGPR
- the mdtK gene encoding MdtK family multidrug efflux MATE transporter, which encodes MQKYFIEARQLLALAIPVILAQVAQTSMGFVDTVMAGGYSATDMAAVAIGTSIWLPAILFGHGLLLALTPVIAQLNGSGRRDRIAHQVRQGFWLAGLVSLLVMVVLWNAGYIISSMHNIDPALAEKAVGYLRALLWGTPGYLFFQVARNQCEGLAKTKPGMVIGFIGLLVNIPVNYIFIYGHFGMPELGGIGCGVATASVYWVMFFCMISWVRRARSMRDIRSDESFSGPDFGVLKRLAQLGLPIALALFFEVTLFAVVALLVSPLGIVDVAGHQIALNFSSLMFVLPLSLAAAVTIRVGFRLGQGSTLDAQVSARTGVGVGVCMAVVTAIFTILMRKQIALLYNDSPEVVLLASQLMLLAAIYQISDSVQVIGSGILRGYKDTRSIFFITFTAYWVLGLPSGYLLALTDTLVPRMGPAGFWCGFIIGLTSAAVMMMLRMRFLQRQPSSVILQRAAR
- a CDS encoding riboflavin synthase subunit alpha, coding for MFTGIVQGTAKVVSIDEKPNFRTHVVELPEHMLAGIETGASVAHNGCCLTVTEIDGPRISFDLMKETLRITNLGAVEVGDVVNVERAAKFSDEIGGHLMSGHIMTTAEIVKILTSENNRQIWFKVQDPTLMKYILYKGFIGVDGISLTVGEVTPTRFCVHLIPETLQRTTLGVKKLGDRVNIEIDPQTQAVVDTVERVLAAKEAAQRLSDE
- the cfa gene encoding cyclopropane fatty acyl phospholipid synthase — encoded protein: MSSSCIEEVSVPNDDWYRIATELLGRAGIEVNGPSPSDLQINNPLFFKRVLQEGSLGLGESYMDGWWDCERLDLFFHKVLRAGLENQLPHHLKDTLRVAGARLFNLQSKKRAWIVGKEHYDLGNDLFSRMLDPYMQYSCAYWKEAQSLEEAQVAKLDLICRKLQLEPGMRVLDIGCGWGGLAYYMAKNYHVSVVGVTISAEQQKMAQQRCEGLDVTILLQDYRDLHDHFDRIVSVGMFEHVGPKNYATYFDVVDRNLKPDGRFLLHTIGSKKTDHSVDPWINKYIFPNGCLPSVRHIAQASESHFVMEDWHNIGADYDTTLMAWYERFLASWPEIADNYSERFKRMFSYYLNACAGAFRARDIQLWQVVFSRGVENGLRVAR
- the punC gene encoding purine nucleoside transporter PunC; this encodes MQQPGKGFLVWLAGLSVLGFLATDMYLPAFSAIQQDLNTSAASVSASLSLFLAGFAIGQLFWGPLSDRYGRKPILLTGLAIFAIGCLGMLWVRDATLMLALRFIQALGVCAAAVTWQAMVTDYYPAQRTNRIFATIMPLVGLSPALAPLLGSWLLAHLEWQTIFATLFAIALLLMVPALRLKPVARPQGDAREKLTFMTLLRSREYSGNVLIYAACSASFFAWLTGSPFILHEMGYGPTAIGLSYVPQTIAFLVGGYGCRAALQKWQGQQLLPWLLVIFAVSVAATWMVGLAADASIIVVMIPFCVMAIVNGGIYPIVVAQALKPFPQATGRAAALQNTLQLGLCFMTSLLVSALIATPLLTTTSVMLVSIVLAGLGYFMQRQSVCLTTESSHA
- the punR gene encoding DNA-binding transcriptional activator PunR — encoded protein: MWSEYSLEVVDAVARNGSFSAAAQELHRVPSAVSYTVRQLEEWLAVPLFERRHRDVELTPAGLWFLQEGRSVIKKMQITRQQCQQIANGWRGQLSIAVDDIVKPARMRQMIVDFYRHFPDVELIVFQEVFNGVWDALADGRVELAIGATRSIPVGGRYAFRDMGMLSWDCVVASHHPLAQMTGPLSDDVLRNWPSLVREDTSRSLPKRTTWLLDNQKRVVVPDWESSATCLSAGLCVGMVPSHFARPWIDRGEWTALALENPFPDAACCLTWQQSDASPALSWLLDYLGDSETLNREWLRAPE
- the purR gene encoding HTH-type transcriptional repressor PurR; the encoded protein is MATIKDVAKRANVSTTTVSHVINKTRFVAEETRNAVWAAIKELHYSPSAVARSLKVNHTKSIGLLATSSEAAYFAEIIEAVEKSCFQKGYTLILGNAWNDPEKQQAYLSMMAQKRVDGMLVMCSEYPESVLSMLEEYRHIPMVVMDWGESKADFTDSVIDNAFEGGYMAGRYLIERGHREIGVIPGPLERNTGAGRLAGFMKAMEEAQIAVPENWIVQGDFEPESGYRAMQQILSQQHRPTAVFCGGDIMAMGAICAADEMGLRVPQDISLIGYDNVRNARYFSPALTTIHQPKDSLGEAAFNMLMDRIVNKREESQSIEVHPRLVERRSVVDGPFVDYRR
- the cydH gene encoding cytochrome bd-I oxidase subunit CydH; the protein is MDTDLKFSLTTTIIVLGLIVAAGLTAVLH